AGGGACGTTTGAGCAGAGGATAGCTTGGCGAGATAAGCATCGCTTGGGGATTGGCGTGCAGATGCTTTAAGGAACAGGGATGGTGTAGGCGCACCGGTGCGGGGctgggaaatggaaaatgagGCATAAATTCTTACAGCCTGTTCTTTCCCCTGACAACAGCTGAAGCAGCAAACCTCCCTCCCTTGACAGAGGCTCAGAAGAACAAATTGAGGCACCTGTCGGTCGTCACTCTGGCTGCCAAGATCAAGGTAGTGCCCCTGTTTTCCTCCCCGGCATACTCCTTTCGCTGGGGTTGCCTCATGCTAGTTACCCTCCTGTTTCCACAGTGCATCCCCTACTCCGTGCTGCTGGAGCAGTTACAGCTGAAGAACGTTCGGCAACTGGAGGACCTCGTGATTGAGGCGGTGTACGCAGATGTGCTGCGAGGGAGCTTGGATCAGCGGAACCAGCGCCTGGAGGTGGATTACAGCATTGGGAGGGACATCCGGAGGGAGGAGCTAAGCACCATCACCCGCACATTGCAGGAGTGGTGAGGAGGAAGCCCCCGATACTAACACCCAAAAAAGGTTGCAGGAGTGGCTGGTGGCTTCCCCAGATCCTCTGTGTGTCGCTGGGGGTAGTGTTGTGAGGTGGCTTTCTTGATCCCCTTTCCCATACTCCAACGGAAAGtaattttccaaaaatagtttTCCAAATTCTCCTGTTTGTTGCTGGAGCAGGGATGAGACTGCAGCAACCTTTGCACAgtcctggctgctggctggaggcTTCCTGAGCATATATCTGTAGTTCCTAACCTAATGTCACTGTATTTGTCCCCCTCCCAGGTAATAACATTGCTGCGTTATTACATTGAACTGCTCCTGTGTCTTTCCTGCCTTGTGTAGCTGTCGCCTTCTGGTCCTCCTGGCCTCTAGAGTTGAAATCTGTCATCGTTCACATTTCATTCTGTGCTCTGTAAATTACCTGGCCTTCAGTTCTGTGTCTTCTCTCCAGGTGCCACGGCTGCGAGGTTGTCTTGTCAGGCATTGAAGAACAGGTTAGCCGGGCCAACCAACATAAAGAGCAACAGCTTGCACTTAAGCAGCAGATAGAGAGCGAGGTGAGTGGGCCAAGGAGGAAGCAGCCAGTGCCCCTTACTTTAAAGCGACTAGAAACAGTACCCCACAGTTGGTACGGTCTTTGCTCGAGTGAGGCATTACCTTTTTCCTAGGCCAGACCCCGCAGGGGGTTGTGCCTGCAGAAGAGCCCTAAATCAGCTTAATGCTGCTCTGTAGTGCTGGGGTCTGGACAGCTGTTGGCTCTCTTGTTTGACCTGAGCTTGCAGCTCTTAACTCCAaggcttgctttaaaaaaaaccaacgaAGCAATGAAACAAACTTAAAAATCCAACCAAACCAAGCTAAAAACCTCGGGAAATTCcttgcttcttgcttttccGCTGTTGCAGGTGGCAAACCTGAAGAAGACAATAAAAGTGACGACAGCAGCCGCTGCAGCAGCCACATCCCAAGACCCAGAACAGCACCTAACAGAGCTCAGGGAGCCGGCCCCTGGCACCAACCAGCGCCAGGCGAGCAAGAAAACTTCCAAAGCCAAGGGGTGAGGAATGGGGGCAAACGGACAGAGCCGTGCTGTGGGTGTGTGCAGGAGGTGCACTGAGGGGAGCTCTCTGTTTCGGAGCGGTGAGGTTGCTGACCCTGCACAAGGGTTGGTCAGAGATGCAGCCCCGCCTgagcttttttcctgctgtgttgaGGGGAAATCTTTGTGGCCCTTGATCTGAAGCAGAGTTCATAAGCCTTCCTTCTGTTCTCTAGCAAAGAACAGCTGCTCTTCCTTGTGtgaatttagaaaaagaaagttggAGATCAGCTTGAGTTTCCACtctaattttttcttcctttttgtttttttttttttttcttccccttcaccTCTCTCTACAGGCTCCGGGGCAGCGCGAAGATTTGGTCTAAATCAAACTAGTTGGATCTCCCTTCACATCTGGGAGGGTGAGAGAAGGAGATTTAGGGGATGGAGGGGTAGCAAGGGTCCCAAGTGTGATGCTTCTGAGCTCTTCTCTGAGATCCATCTTGCCAACTAATTCTCCTGcatgtttcttctctttcctacCTTTCTTACTAACTTTCCAGACAGTgtctccctcctttccttcccagcatTTCACACTCTTAAGCGTACAGCTGTATGTGTTGCTGCTTCCCCTACCATTCAAGCCCCCATCGCCACGGCCgtgtgtttttctctctctctctgtccctgTCTTTTTGACAGGTCAATTTAAAGAGCCATAAAACTGTGTCCATCACCTCTGCGCCCACAGGGCGTCACAGAACCTTGGGAAGAGTGTGCTCAGCAATCATTTTGGCTCTATGTGACCCCTGGGATACTTTGCTCCAGGATGCAGCTGCCATCTTTGATTGTTTAATCTTTGTTTTGCTAGGTGGGAGGGTAGATTTTGAagggattattttaaaaatatataaatatattataaatatatataaaacaataaaaatacagatctaTGGACATATCTATACAAACTGGTGCTCCTGTGGTGGTGTCTCTTTTTCTCATATACAAATTCTGGATGTTCCAAAATAAGTCTTGATATTGAGAGCCTCTGTCCCATTTCTGGGTGGAATATCCTCAAAATACTCACTTTCCTTTCCAGAGGGTAGTGCCACAGTAGCTCTATGGGGACAAGAGTCCGCAAAGCAGGAATGAATCATAAATCTTATTTAAAGAGTTTCTTGTGTGATTGATTTTCATCTGGAACGttcaaaagaggtttttttcaggtaatCTCAGAGGAAGGCACAGAGACTGAGGAAGAGGTGTGTGTCAGTACTACGTGCCCAGTGATTCTGGACAAAATGGAATGTGATGTGGGGACTTGTCTGACAGAGTTGAAAGTAACACAGTTGACGCCCGTCTGTGTGAGTTTTTGTAGTGTAGGTGCTGCTGAAGCCATTCTTGGGTGATGAGGCAGAGTTGGCAGATGAGTCTggttgaaaaaaagaaaaaaaccaaacttttaATGAAATAGACTCCTGTTTgatgcccagaaaaaaaccccatcagaTGCTGCAGGGGATGTATCCTCGAGATGGGCTTGAAGCAGAGTCAGAGGGATGCAAGAGTCGCACTGCTGTTCCACACGCGACAGTGTCCGCTGATGTAAATGTAAGTTGATGCTGTGACTCCTACCCTGGCTCGGTTCTGCCCCTCTGTGCCAATGCTGAAATGGGATTCCCTGAGCCTGGGTTTCTGTGCCTGAGCAAACCGCTGAAAAACTAATCCAACAAGGGAAAGCCGCGCTCTTTGTCTGTGTGGAGGCTGTTCCGATTCACTGGCCTGAGTGAGTGTTCTGCTGGGTCAGCTCCTCGTGCAGGCAGGTGAGAGCTGGAGCTGAGGCGCGTAGGTGGGAGCAAGCCTCGTtcaggggtggggaagggaggggagagcgTGCGTGTTATGGTGGTAGCAATGTGTGATGCCACCTCAGTACTCAAACACCACAAAGTGCTGGTTTGTGCAGTATTGCTGTTGCACTAATTCTGGGCTGCGGTAACACAGCACTACCTTTCAGTGGGAGCCCTGTTGCCCAGACCTGTGAACGCATAAAAATTCCCAGCAGCTTCCTTCCCTGTGTGTAAGGTGACAGGGCAGGGCACACCAGCTGGCtgtcctggggggctgctgtCACCAGCTGGGGTCTCCAagagctggggcagccccatACCTTTCCCCCATTCTGTGCCCTGAGGCGTAAAGCCCCTTGGCTGTGGTCACCGGGCACAGAAGTGCCAAGTAGGAGAGGCAGGACAAGCCCAGAGATGCAAATCTGGCTGCAGGGGCGCGTGGTGGGGCAGCTGCACCAGGgttgtcccagcccacccggAGGGCTCCGACTAATTCGCAGCACTAAGGAGACTAATTGACGAGTCCTGTTTTCCATAAGTTGCAGGGAGGGGTTGTGACAACGCTTCCAGCTTTTCTTTGACATGCCTTGAGTCTTCCTCGGCATCATGTCACCACCTTCTGTTCCTCCCAGTGAGGAAAGTCGATGTGCTCCGCTCACTGCGTTTGCGACTGGGGGAAGCAAGAACGTCCATGTGCACCAGATTCCCGCTccctggggagggcagcccGGGACCCAGGTGCCAGCAGGGGAGGTGGGACCTGCTGAACGTCTGGCACCCCACACCCTTTGAAAGAGACGCTGTGTGTGATGCGAAGGAGCGAGAAGAACgagctggggatggagctgAGCAGCTGTACGAGGTGTGTGCCCGAGTGACTGGCCGAGGTCCAGCAGGAGCGGGGCTGGAGCGGTGGCACCTGCAGGGAGAGCTGAAGTTAGCGGCAGTGGAGGAGGAGCTCCGTGCCCCGCAGGGGTCTCGCTGAGCAGCCCAAACCAGCTCCTTGTCCCAAGTGTCTCCTCTCCAACCTCTTGGGCTTTGCTCTCTTTAACTGTGCTGTGGTTATTAGGTATGAAGGGTCTTTTTAAACACCCTGAATCCACAGTTTAAATCCAGGGTGCAGATCCCAGGAGCGGAACTGGAAGCATCCCTGAGCCAGCACCGGGAGTCTGCGCTGGCCACATCTCACGCTCCCATGTGCGCGGCACTCGGCAAGGAGCGTCGCCTGCGCTCCCTATGCACGCTGCCATCAGCCTCGTGAGCACAACCACCCACGCACGGGTAACAGCAGCCGGAGCGTGGACCAGTGTGGGGTCCGGGGGGCCTCGCCACGCTGACCCAAGGCTGTACTGGAGCCCCAGGCTTGGCCCCTCATGGCTAAATCGCAGCTGGTGCCTGTCTGCCTGCGCCCTTGTGCCGTGACTTCCCTCTGGCCCCGGGCTGGTCCCCGCGCCGGGGCTCGGCTCCGCTCCCCAGTAGTGGCGCTTGCCAAGCGCAGCCGCAGCCCTGGCTCCCCCCGCCCGTTTCCCTACGTGCCCCTCTCAAggctggtggtggtgtgggtttCAGAAGAGTTTGGGATTCAATGTATTTGATTGAGGCATCTGCACAGCCCTGAAAGTcttccattttgtttccttttcaaaggGAACACCTTTGCAGACCTCcattaagaaaaaggaagcagaaggcaGCGTACAAAATTACTCCAGACCtttgaaatgactgaaaaataaatgagaggTGTGCAGTGCAGAATGGAAATATTGCTGCAAATTGCCTTTCTGGCTGGCAAACAAAGGGCAGGAGTGTAAGTTTCCCTTTGCCCTTCACCTGAAAATGGcgctttttattttcctgctcaCTTCAGCCGTGACTCAGAATTTCAGCCAGAGAGGATGTGAAGGCTAATTAATTGGTTAACATTTGTAAATCGCTTTGAAGGTGGCAAAAGTGAGATAAGTACTGAACATTATTAttgtaagttttcattttaattttaaatgtctttgtgTTTGaaccccatttttttcccaaagaaaagactgagaaaacagACCCTGAGTGGAGCAGGACAGAAGTTCCTGGACATGCGACACCCTAAGCCCTGGCAAGGGAGTGAGGTTTAGGGGATTGTAAGAGAGAGGATGTGGAGAGGCGTTAGTCCCAGCTTTAGGAGCAGGAGATCTGCCAGCCCTAGCGCGGGAAGTGTAACGGCTCTTGTGCAATGATTCGTTGCAATCCCCTCTCTGGGTATTATACGAAGGCTTTCATGTCTGGATTCAGaaaagggaggaggcaggatgGGACCTGAATGGCTCTGCCACCAATATCTGACTTTtgccagctgcctccagccaccGTGTGCCAAGAGGTAACCATGGATTCTTATTAGGAATTGGCGTTAATGATGGTAATTCTTCTTACTGCATTACTGGGGGCACAATTTTTTCTTGGGAGCTTGCTGCTCCCCTTCCCAAAGGTGGCAGGGTGTCGGACACCGCGCTGCCAGCAGCCCACCACCAGCAGCGGTGCCCTTCTGTGCCCAGTGAGTGGGAAGAGGCGTAACGAGCACCCCGTGGGACCTGCCCGAGGTTCTCCCCAGCCTCCAGTGCTTTGTGCCGCGGGACCTTGGGATGTGGGGCTGGTCCTGGTGCTTAACGACCCCGCAAAGGGAGGCAGCATTTTGTTTAATGGGGTTGCTGAGGCCGCCCTCACTGTTCCCCAAATGAGACatgatggggggtggggagttGATTGGTTTTTGATGAACAAATGGGCTGGTGGGTATTAAAGTAGCTGTCAAACTGGGCCACCCTGGCCTGCTGCCTCTGTCCTCCTGTGGGGCCCTGGTGCCAGCTGAGGAGCAGGTGATGCTCATCCCatggggatgctgcagaggtCACGGTGAGGCCGGCTGGCTTGTGTTTGCAGGTCTACAGGATGTTCACATGGCAGCATGGTCCCCCAGAGCGTCATGTGGGGATGCTTTGCCTCTGCACCAGCGTGCCCGTGGGTCAGCTCCTCTCTGAAGGCTTTGTGTGGAAGGTGGGTGCCTGTCGGGCTGGTGTGCTGGGTGAACTGGCGCAGGCCAGGGGGTGTCCCGCTCTGCCGCCGCCTCGAAAGGGCTCCCTGCCAGCGGCAGCCCTGAGGGCtgtgcctgcctcctgccacgGCCGGACCAGCCGCTGGGCTGAGggcctggctctgcaggactacagccagagcaaggcagaggagTTGGAGGAATCCCACTGGCCACGTTAGCAGCTGCAAATGCATCTCTTGGATCTCTGATAtcctttttgtctcctttttatgccccagagcagctgctcagTTTTGATCTGCGGCCCCTTTCCCTCTTTGCCAGCCTCTCCACCAGTGTCTGCCTGTGTTTCCACCTGCAGGGCTCctctttcctcatctttttGCCTGGTACTAGTCACCGCTTAGCTGCAATACCCAGAAAAAACCACCTGCTTTCTCCACTGGTTCCTCAGCCACCCACCTTTTGGTTGTTTCTCTTTGGGGCTGCTGCAGTTTCCCGGGAACATCCCTGCCGGTGCAATGTGGAACTGGGCTGGTTTTTTGTCTGCCACCTCTGCTGGTGGCCAGGCTCTGCCGCTGCCAGGGAAAGGAGTTCCTCTGCAAAAAATCTTTGTGCAATATGCAATTATACTTGTTGTTGTGATGAATTCTATAGATACTGAAATGTCAGACAGCCTCAAGAGCCGTGACGCTTTTGTGGGTAACGAGAACATCCAGAATCACTGTAGCACTTGTGCATTTATTAAAAGCAACTCTGCACCCTCCTGCTTTGAGGCACAAGTGAAGTCTCAGCCCCTCTGGCTCAAGAGAAGGTGTTTCTGGGGAGGCTTTTTCCCTGTCTCCTGCAGGTTTCCCTGCATCTGCCTGAGAAGCATTTAGCACTGGCTTCGGGATGCAGGAAGATGGATGTGCTTGGCGGGAGCAGaagtgaggaggaggatgctccTGGGGTGAGTGTGATCTCTTACTGGTACCATCTCATAATTCCTTGCAAAAGCTTCTCAAGTGCCACCCAAAAACTGGTTGATTTTATTGTCCCCACTAGTCCCCTTGGCAGGCTGCCCCAGAACCCGACTGCTGCAGTGATTAGAAAGTTTTTCTAATTTCCAGCTGAAATGAATTCACAGCCAGTTTGTATTCCCTCGTGCCAGCGCGGCTCCAGCTGAAGCTATTCTTCCTCCCTGGAGTTTATTTCCCTGGAGTATGGACTGCAGGTTGCTTAACGACCCCAACCGGCCCCACATGCGTTCAGTTCTCTGCAGCTGGTCAGCCCTCCGGCCAGCACGCTCCTACCCGCTTCAAATTCGGCTCTCTCGGCTGCGAATGTGCGTGGTCTCTTGCACAGGTGAAAGGGCTGGTTGGCACCTcgtgcagcagcagaagggcatCGCTTGCTCCAGCTGCCCGACACCCCTGCCAGCGCCCGCCTcccccagtgcccagcagctccttgcAGTGGTTACATGAGGTGCTGGTGATCCTGACTCTGTTGTCTTGGGTGCTGCTTATGAAGATGCTCCTGTTCACAGCTAAGAAAGTCTTGATTTTTCGCTCCTGTGTGCCTCCCCCCTTGTGCTTCATGCTACTGACTTTAGTCCCTGTGCTGTTACTGATGCCTTTAAGCCCACCTGTGCCCTCCTGTGTGATACCCCCATGCAAATTGGCAGTGGCCCTGGGTTTTATTTACTCACGTACTTATTTTGTTGCAGtctttgttctccttttcccttATTAGAAAGGGATGGCTGTGACAAGGCTAGTACCTCTGCTTCCTACCTCTGATGGTTCCGGCgcctgcagctggaggcaggtAATATTTATTCCACACCCCTCCTTTTGTAtctccttcccccctgccccccctgaAGTTTGAAGTTTGTGTTAAGTGCCCTCAGAATTTATAAACCCAACTGGACAAAACCGTCGGGTGTGAGAGCTGCGGAAGTGGTAATCACCTGAGTGGTGTTTCCCCATGGGGGCATTTTTTGAAGTAGtgtctttaaaatagaaaatttccaggaggaaaaaaacagctacATTAAAGACGGGGCTCAAAAGTAATATCAAGccttcattatttattttttagagtgttttggaaagcagaaagatgttgcaaaaccaaacaagtgaTTTTAACCTGGCCCCTGCAGTGAGGTCTGTTTTAAATCCTGTTGTTCTCCCAAGGCCGGTGCCggtgctgtgggagcagcaCTTACTGCAGGACCTTACACCTCCCCGCCACCCATGCGTGGCTCCCCAATGAGCTGCCGTGCCTACACACACTGTGGTCCTGCGTGCTCTGCAGCCGCCAGCACCCCCCACTCCGCTCTCCTCCGCGGGTCACAGGTTTGTCCAGCCCAAAGGGACCAGTACAACCGTGTCACCTGGCTGCTCACGTGGCCAAGAGCCACCGCAGCCCATCCCTGTGCCCACTGGCCAGCATCTCCTCGGGCACCCACCCAGGGTTGgcgcagggtgctggggggctctCGGAGGCGCCGCTGGGGTGCCCTTCCATGGCCAGCAGTGGCGGGTTTCCTGCGGGGTTGGAGAGCTGTCTGTCATCAGAAGCCCCTTCCCCCCACGCTGGAGCGGGTTCAGGCACGCTGTTGTCCTGCGGGGCCGGTCAGTGGTCCCAGGCTTCATGTGGCACCTGTCGCCCCTTCCttctgtgctggggctgcagccccccgggcgggggcagggggctgggaactgcccagAGGAAAGGGCTGGGGGGTCTGGTTAACGGCCGGC
The Falco peregrinus isolate bFalPer1 chromosome 6, bFalPer1.pri, whole genome shotgun sequence genome window above contains:
- the COPS7A gene encoding COP9 signalosome complex subunit 7a isoform X1, whose translation is MAAEGKVTGQSQEQFLLLAKAARGAALASLIHQVLEAPGIYVFGELLDMPAVRELADSEFSPVFRLLTIFAYGTYADYLAEAANLPPLTEAQKNKLRHLSVVTLAAKIKVVPLFSSPAYSFRWGCLMLVTLLFPQCIPYSVLLEQLQLKNVRQLEDLVIEAVYADVLRGSLDQRNQRLEVDYSIGRDIRREELSTITRTLQEWCHGCEVVLSGIEEQVSRANQHKEQQLALKQQIESEVANLKKTIKVTTAAAAAATSQDPEQHLTELREPAPGTNQRQASKKTSKAKGLRGSAKIWSKSN
- the COPS7A gene encoding COP9 signalosome complex subunit 7a isoform X2, translated to MAAEGKVTGQSQEQFLLLAKAARGAALASLIHQVLEAPGIYVFGELLDMPAVRELADSEFSPVFRLLTIFAYGTYADYLAEAANLPPLTEAQKNKLRHLSVVTLAAKIKCIPYSVLLEQLQLKNVRQLEDLVIEAVYADVLRGSLDQRNQRLEVDYSIGRDIRREELSTITRTLQEWCHGCEVVLSGIEEQVSRANQHKEQQLALKQQIESEVANLKKTIKVTTAAAAAATSQDPEQHLTELREPAPGTNQRQASKKTSKAKGLRGSAKIWSKSN